The following are encoded in a window of Paenibacillaceae bacterium GAS479 genomic DNA:
- a CDS encoding dTDP-4-dehydrorhamnose 3,5-epimerase codes for MNILEMRISGLKLVEPDVYGDNRGFFVESYNEARFHKHGLKHAFIQDNHSFSVESGVLRGLHYQLNPKAQTKLVRCTAGAIYDVVVDIRKGSPTFGQWQGFILSASNHRQLLVPQGLAHGFCTLVSNCEVQYKVDQFYSAEHDRGIAWNDPALAIDWPVSKPVLSEKDDNHPLMADADFNFIFEG; via the coding sequence ATGAATATCCTTGAGATGAGGATTTCTGGATTAAAGCTCGTTGAACCAGACGTATACGGTGACAACAGGGGTTTTTTTGTAGAAAGCTACAACGAAGCCCGGTTTCACAAACATGGACTCAAGCATGCATTTATACAGGATAACCATTCCTTCTCAGTGGAATCAGGTGTACTACGGGGGTTGCATTACCAGTTGAATCCTAAAGCCCAAACTAAGCTTGTGCGCTGTACGGCTGGAGCGATTTATGATGTTGTAGTGGATATCCGAAAAGGATCCCCGACATTTGGACAATGGCAAGGCTTCATTCTCAGTGCCTCAAACCATCGTCAGCTGCTAGTTCCGCAAGGTCTTGCACATGGATTCTGTACGCTTGTGTCGAACTGTGAAGTACAGTATAAGGTCGACCAGTTCTACTCGGCTGAGCATGACCGCGGCATCGCATGGAATGACCCTGCGCTCGCCATTGATTGGCCTGTTAGCAAACCGGTTCTCTCGGAAAAGGATGACAACCATCCTTTAATGGCGGACGCGGACTTCAACTTTATATTTGAGGGCTGA
- a CDS encoding dTDP-4-dehydrorhamnose reductase → MNRFVARGSQMKMKVLVTGANGQLGRELTLWKPVQGLEIVGMSKQELDITSLEQCRAAVAVVKPDVVIHCAAYTAVDQAESDIEGAYRVNASGTRNVVIATREIGAKLIFLSTDYVFDGNGSKPYQEYDATNPQTVYGKSKLAGEQLVQSLHDRWFIVRTSWVYGAHGANFVRTMMKLGTERDSLSVVHDQVGSPTYTKDLAAFLLELAATEAYGIYHASNSGICTWYEFAQAIFKIADLDVKLLPCTSSEFKRPANRPSFSVMENRWIQLEGLTPLPCWEQSLKDFIVKLN, encoded by the coding sequence ATGAATCGCTTTGTTGCCCGAGGAAGTCAGATGAAAATGAAAGTTTTGGTCACAGGGGCAAACGGTCAATTGGGCCGGGAGCTTACCCTATGGAAACCCGTTCAAGGGCTTGAGATCGTCGGAATGAGCAAGCAAGAGCTGGACATTACGTCGTTGGAGCAGTGTAGAGCAGCTGTCGCAGTGGTGAAGCCGGATGTCGTTATTCATTGTGCGGCGTATACGGCAGTGGACCAGGCCGAATCCGATATAGAGGGGGCTTATCGGGTCAATGCTTCGGGGACTCGAAATGTAGTGATCGCCACTCGTGAAATCGGAGCTAAGCTGATCTTTTTGAGTACAGATTATGTTTTTGACGGAAATGGCAGCAAGCCTTATCAGGAGTATGATGCAACAAACCCGCAGACTGTTTATGGCAAGTCAAAGCTGGCTGGAGAGCAATTGGTGCAGTCGCTGCATGACCGTTGGTTTATTGTTCGCACTTCCTGGGTATATGGAGCGCACGGAGCTAACTTTGTAAGAACAATGATGAAATTGGGAACTGAGCGCGATAGTTTAAGCGTTGTCCATGATCAGGTTGGGTCGCCTACATATACAAAAGATCTTGCGGCGTTTTTGCTGGAGCTTGCTGCAACGGAAGCTTATGGCATTTATCATGCTTCAAACAGCGGTATATGCACTTGGTACGAGTTTGCTCAAGCGATATTTAAAATAGCAGATTTAGACGTGAAGCTACTTCCATGCACCAGTAGTGAATTTAAGCGTCCGGCTAATCGGCCATCATTTTCTGTAATGGAGAATCGTTGGATTCAGCTTGAGGGTCTCACACCTCTGCCTTGCTGGGAACAATCTCTGAAAGATTTTATTGTAAAATTAAACTGA
- a CDS encoding dTDP-glucose 4,6-dehydratase, with translation MKLLVTGGAGFIGSNFVIYMSEKYPQYEIINVDVLTYAGNLENLKSVEKRPNYRFLKADITVRAEIETLFQEGIDVVANFAAESHVDRSILEPDVFVKTNVMGTQTLLELSKQYGVKKFVQVSTDEVYGTLGETGLFTEQTPLAANSPYSASKAGADLLVRAYHETFGLPVNITRCSNNYGPFQFPEKLIPLMILNALQDEPLPVYGDGMNVRDWLYVEDHCSAIDLVIHKGVNGEVYNVGGRNERNNIEVVQTILEELGKPESLIQFVKDRLGHDRRYAIDADKIRNELGWTPKYDYESGIRATIRWYLDNEEWMKGVQSGVYKQYFETQYGDLLNKAGGIE, from the coding sequence ATGAAGCTGCTAGTCACCGGCGGAGCCGGTTTTATCGGTAGCAATTTTGTCATTTACATGTCCGAGAAATATCCACAGTATGAAATTATTAATGTGGATGTTTTAACTTACGCCGGCAATTTGGAAAATTTAAAATCGGTAGAAAAACGCCCGAATTATCGTTTTCTTAAAGCTGATATTACAGTTCGCGCGGAGATTGAGACTTTATTTCAGGAAGGCATCGACGTTGTAGCCAATTTTGCGGCTGAATCGCATGTCGATCGCAGTATTTTAGAGCCAGATGTATTTGTAAAAACAAACGTCATGGGTACACAAACACTTCTTGAGCTATCTAAGCAGTACGGTGTGAAGAAGTTTGTTCAAGTGTCGACTGACGAAGTGTACGGCACTCTCGGTGAAACAGGGCTATTTACGGAACAGACCCCGCTCGCTGCGAACAGTCCCTACTCTGCAAGCAAAGCTGGAGCGGATTTACTCGTTCGCGCTTATCATGAGACATTTGGACTACCGGTTAATATAACCCGTTGCTCAAACAACTATGGGCCGTTTCAATTCCCGGAGAAACTGATCCCGCTTATGATCCTAAATGCGCTACAAGATGAGCCGCTTCCGGTATACGGGGACGGCATGAACGTGCGAGATTGGCTGTATGTGGAGGATCATTGCAGCGCCATCGACTTGGTCATTCACAAAGGAGTGAACGGGGAGGTTTACAACGTCGGTGGAAGAAATGAGCGTAATAATATAGAAGTGGTCCAAACAATCCTGGAAGAGCTGGGCAAGCCGGAATCGCTTATCCAATTCGTTAAAGATCGTCTCGGTCATGATCGCCGTTATGCGATTGATGCCGATAAAATCCGCAATGAACTTGGTTGGACGCCAAAATATGATTACGAATCTGGTATTCGCGCGACCATCCGCTGGTATTTGGATAACGAAGAGTGGATGAAGGGTGTACAGAGCGGAGTCTATAAGCAGTATTTTGAAACTCAATACGGGGACCTCCTTAATAAAGCCGGGGGTATAGAATGA
- a CDS encoding glucose-1-phosphate thymidylyltransferase — MKGIILAGGTGSRLFPLTKVTNKHLLPVGKYPMIFHSIVKLKEAEIHDILIVTGKDHMGDVVNLLGSGQELGVNFTYKVQDQAGGIAQALGLAEQFAGGEQVVVILGDNVFSDSIAVYAENFQKQREGAKILIQEVHDPQRYGVPELDGDRILSIEEKPSIPKSRYAVTGIYMYDSTVFEIIKTLKPSGRGELEITDVNNAYIINDGLTFDILQGWWTDAGTHDSLTFANELAKNIIFGEEFGKLKL, encoded by the coding sequence ATGAAAGGAATTATTCTTGCTGGAGGCACAGGATCTCGGCTTTTTCCATTGACAAAGGTCACAAACAAACATTTGCTTCCAGTTGGGAAATATCCAATGATTTTCCATTCGATTGTGAAGTTAAAGGAAGCTGAAATACATGATATCTTAATTGTAACTGGAAAAGATCATATGGGCGACGTTGTCAATCTACTCGGAAGCGGTCAGGAGCTGGGAGTTAACTTCACCTATAAGGTTCAGGATCAAGCAGGCGGCATCGCACAAGCTCTTGGTTTGGCAGAGCAGTTCGCCGGGGGCGAGCAAGTAGTTGTCATTTTGGGCGATAATGTCTTTTCGGACTCTATTGCTGTATATGCGGAAAATTTCCAAAAACAGAGAGAGGGGGCGAAAATTCTCATTCAAGAGGTTCATGATCCACAACGCTACGGCGTACCGGAGCTTGACGGAGATCGAATTCTCTCTATTGAGGAAAAGCCCTCGATACCAAAAAGCAGATATGCGGTAACCGGCATCTATATGTACGATAGTACTGTATTCGAAATCATTAAAACGCTTAAACCATCCGGCCGAGGAGAATTGGAAATTACGGATGTTAACAACGCCTACATCATAAACGATGGCCTCACTTTTGATATATTACAGGGCTGGTGGACCGATGCAGGAACACATGACTCTTTGACCTTTGCAAATGAACTTGCTAAGAATATTATTTTTGGCGAGGAATTTGGTAAGCTTAAACTATGA
- a CDS encoding UDP-glucose pyrophosphorylase has protein sequence MTIRKAIIPAAGLGTRFLPATKAMPKEMLPIVDKPTIQYIIEEAVASGIEDIIIVTGKGKRAIEDHFDYSFELEHHLASKNKWDLLESVTKPSNIADIHYIRQKEPKGLGHAIWCARKFIGNEPFAVLLGDDIVESDTPCLKQLIDVFDQHEASVIGVQEVPWGEVSRYGIIDAEELSPKLFQANGFIEKPAQDNAPSNLAIMGRYILTPEIFDILGNQEAGIGGEIQLTDAISLLSNTQPIFACNFNGKRHDVGEKFGFVQTTIHYALQHPDLREKTLDYLKDIFENHIIISK, from the coding sequence ATGACCATTCGAAAAGCGATAATTCCTGCGGCCGGTTTAGGAACTCGATTTTTACCGGCCACTAAAGCAATGCCCAAAGAAATGCTTCCCATCGTCGACAAACCAACTATTCAATATATTATCGAAGAAGCAGTCGCCTCGGGTATAGAAGATATTATTATCGTCACAGGGAAAGGAAAGCGAGCCATTGAGGATCATTTTGATTACTCCTTTGAGCTGGAGCATCATTTAGCCTCAAAAAACAAATGGGACCTCCTAGAATCTGTAACCAAACCTTCCAACATTGCCGACATTCATTACATTCGTCAAAAGGAACCGAAAGGACTTGGGCATGCCATTTGGTGCGCTAGAAAGTTTATTGGCAATGAACCGTTTGCGGTCTTGCTTGGCGATGATATTGTTGAATCCGACACGCCTTGCTTAAAGCAACTCATTGATGTTTTTGATCAACACGAGGCATCTGTAATTGGTGTGCAGGAGGTCCCTTGGGGTGAAGTTTCAAGATACGGAATTATTGATGCTGAAGAGCTGTCACCTAAACTTTTTCAAGCCAATGGCTTTATTGAGAAGCCCGCGCAAGATAACGCTCCTTCGAACCTCGCTATTATGGGGCGCTACATACTAACACCAGAAATTTTCGATATTTTGGGTAACCAAGAAGCTGGTATTGGTGGAGAAATTCAATTAACTGATGCCATATCGCTGTTAAGCAATACTCAACCTATATTCGCTTGTAACTTTAACGGAAAGCGTCATGATGTCGGTGAAAAGTTCGGCTTCGTTCAGACGACAATTCATTATGCGCTTCAGCATCCGGATCTTCGGGAAAAAACGTTAGATTATTTAAAAGACATTTTTGAAAATCATATAATTATTTCAAAGTAG